In the Leptospira selangorensis genome, one interval contains:
- a CDS encoding putative glycoside hydrolase → MRKPFSLFPILVLTAFPVCAEFTIPYPENSNKKEIPVLESSPEMKTKPQSVSKEKEKKEIRLSSRNTQEESEKEAPKEKLKKFFTRSTSKGTYGDRPKFYRGLYVNNSLVSDKSRKNEWESLLKDASDYGVNVLVIDLQPKTPSPEEISRIKGMGFYPVGRLVNFDGGLKTKYPSPERLNSILGYVRKACLSGFPEVQLDYIRYADVTDIDLSLKEKYNNINEIVTRIRGEANQCEKLPYLGADIFGRIPFNRDDQIGQKVENFAQLVDVIYPMLYPSHFYGQPGRIANPYQTVYDGLKNTRKRSLSTTKVVGWIQGFGMSLGPSGKSLKDYIKAQIEASVDSDSDGFVVWNIVGKYGDTFRAIEESIQNGKLKIED, encoded by the coding sequence GTGCGCAAACCGTTTTCACTTTTTCCTATCTTAGTTCTTACCGCTTTTCCGGTCTGTGCAGAGTTCACTATTCCTTATCCCGAGAATTCTAATAAAAAGGAAATTCCTGTTTTAGAATCGTCTCCGGAAATGAAAACCAAACCCCAATCTGTTTCCAAAGAAAAGGAGAAGAAGGAGATACGACTTTCTTCCAGAAACACTCAGGAGGAAAGCGAAAAGGAAGCTCCAAAAGAGAAACTTAAAAAGTTTTTTACAAGGTCTACGAGCAAGGGGACTTATGGAGATCGTCCTAAATTCTATCGTGGTCTTTATGTGAATAATTCTTTAGTTTCGGATAAGTCCCGTAAGAATGAATGGGAGTCCTTATTAAAGGATGCTTCCGATTACGGAGTGAATGTTTTAGTGATCGATCTCCAACCTAAAACTCCTTCTCCGGAAGAGATCTCTCGTATTAAAGGAATGGGTTTTTATCCCGTGGGAAGATTGGTAAATTTCGACGGCGGCCTTAAGACTAAGTATCCTAGTCCTGAAAGATTAAATTCTATTTTGGGTTATGTTAGAAAGGCATGTCTTTCCGGATTTCCGGAAGTTCAATTGGATTATATACGTTATGCGGATGTTACTGATATAGATCTTTCTTTGAAGGAAAAATATAATAATATCAACGAGATTGTGACAAGGATTCGTGGGGAAGCGAATCAATGTGAAAAACTTCCTTACTTAGGTGCGGATATTTTTGGTAGAATTCCATTTAATCGTGACGATCAGATCGGGCAGAAGGTGGAAAATTTCGCTCAGCTTGTGGATGTGATCTATCCTATGTTATATCCTTCTCATTTTTACGGCCAACCTGGTCGTATCGCAAATCCTTACCAAACTGTTTATGATGGTTTGAAAAATACTAGAAAAAGATCTTTATCAACAACGAAAGTGGTCGGTTGGATCCAAGGTTTTGGAATGAGTCTTGGTCCTTCCGGAAAATCTTTGAAAGATTATATCAAGGCTCAGATCGAAGCAAGTGTGGATAGCGATAGCGACGGTTTTGTTGTCTGGAATATCGTAGGAAAATACGGAGATACTTTTAGAGCGATCGAGGAAAGTATACAGAATGGAAAGTTGAAGATAGAGGATTGA
- a CDS encoding alpha/beta hydrolase, whose amino-acid sequence MAYQHKEFFFQSSRDNTKLYGQAWTKSGANRVIVFCHGFGEHSGRYSNLIQYFKDSDVNFYGLDLRGHGKSEGKRGHASGFEAFVDDLADFVQEVRKKEQKDKILLLGHSMGGVVVIRYALEGINQDYIYGVVACSSALKIPTTPFQRFQISVAGFLRKIAPSTTLDANLDTSLVSRDPEVVQAYIDDPMVHGKISFSMGYELFQQGGIANRKAGILRTPILILHGLADGIADPAGSLEFYNHLVYKNKRMKTYKGFYHELMNEPVGERDKVLKDIKEFMDSLVPERTKSSAKKPSVKKVAKSKPSPKKKAVAKKK is encoded by the coding sequence ATGGCCTACCAACATAAAGAATTTTTCTTCCAATCTTCCAGAGACAATACCAAATTATACGGTCAAGCATGGACCAAGTCCGGAGCCAATCGTGTAATCGTTTTTTGTCATGGATTCGGAGAACATAGCGGTAGGTATTCCAACCTCATCCAATATTTTAAGGATAGTGATGTAAACTTTTACGGTTTGGACCTAAGAGGCCATGGCAAATCCGAAGGTAAAAGAGGTCATGCTTCCGGTTTTGAAGCATTTGTAGACGATCTCGCTGACTTCGTGCAAGAGGTCCGCAAAAAAGAACAGAAAGATAAGATCCTACTTTTAGGACATTCCATGGGAGGAGTGGTAGTCATCCGCTACGCCTTAGAAGGTATCAATCAGGATTATATCTATGGAGTCGTTGCTTGTTCTTCCGCATTAAAAATCCCTACTACTCCATTCCAAAGATTCCAGATCTCTGTGGCAGGTTTCTTACGTAAGATCGCGCCTTCTACCACTCTGGATGCAAATTTGGATACAAGTTTGGTGAGTAGAGACCCGGAAGTGGTCCAAGCTTATATTGATGATCCTATGGTTCATGGTAAAATTTCATTCTCTATGGGTTACGAATTGTTCCAACAGGGTGGGATCGCGAATAGAAAGGCAGGAATCCTAAGAACTCCTATCCTCATTCTACACGGTTTAGCGGATGGGATCGCCGATCCTGCCGGAAGTTTGGAATTCTATAATCATTTAGTTTATAAGAATAAAAGAATGAAGACTTACAAAGGTTTTTATCATGAACTTATGAACGAACCTGTGGGAGAAAGAGATAAGGTCCTCAAGGATATCAAAGAATTTATGGATTCTCTGGTTCCGGAAAGAACAAAGTCTTCCGCCAAAAAGCCGAGCGTCAAGAAGGTCGCAAAATCGAAACCTTCTCCTAAAAAGAAAGCAGTGGCAAAGAAGAAGTAA
- the mtnC gene encoding acireductone synthase codes for MEEQNTELYLFDIEGTTTPIEFVHKVLFPYSVQNFKPFFSETSAETNFAEELILASKNENEYTEEVSNSPESLTQFCKYLVSKDRKLGILKEIQGRIWKKGYESGELKSTIFSDVPLFLERIKRSGKRAAVYSSGSVEAQVLIYKYCEAGDLTVYFENYFDTAVGGKKEAASYTKIAEKLSLSPSSIVFFTDIKEEADAAFQAGVRPIIVSRPGNHPQAKHKYQVIENFNKILV; via the coding sequence TTGGAAGAACAAAACACCGAGTTATATTTATTTGATATAGAAGGTACAACCACGCCGATAGAATTCGTGCATAAGGTTTTATTCCCCTACTCGGTCCAAAACTTTAAACCGTTCTTCTCTGAAACCTCGGCGGAAACAAATTTCGCCGAGGAACTGATCCTTGCTTCCAAAAACGAAAACGAATATACGGAAGAAGTTTCCAATTCTCCGGAATCACTTACCCAATTCTGCAAATACCTAGTATCCAAAGATCGTAAATTAGGGATTTTGAAAGAGATCCAAGGAAGGATCTGGAAAAAAGGATATGAATCCGGTGAACTTAAAAGTACAATTTTCTCAGACGTTCCTCTCTTTTTGGAAAGGATCAAAAGATCAGGAAAACGTGCTGCCGTATATTCTTCGGGAAGTGTAGAAGCTCAGGTTCTGATCTATAAATATTGTGAAGCAGGAGATCTTACGGTATATTTCGAAAATTATTTCGATACTGCTGTAGGCGGAAAAAAAGAAGCCGCAAGTTATACTAAGATAGCCGAAAAACTTTCTTTGTCTCCAAGCTCTATCGTATTCTTTACTGACATAAAAGAAGAAGCGGATGCAGCTTTCCAAGCGGGAGTCAGACCTATCATAGTTTCTCGTCCGGGAAACCATCCCCAGGCGAAACATAAGTACCAGGTCATAGAGAACTTTAATAAGATATTGGTCTAA
- a CDS encoding 6-bladed beta-propeller produces the protein MGRHTQTKLLVFILLLGILTQSGWSEPLPNFGLKEKEARTFFKRGLAYYNKGEFAAARENFVRSLSIKPDFVHPKFFLSEAYYLSGDWQESLSELEQLESSNKLDLISKNRLDALRYRLGGGNRKDNLEYYKSIFGDDLRRFRFRNPSDLAVDEEGYLYVVSFDTANIVKFDANGFPVENFKGSFGRNLEGPVGISIRGKSIFVADYAGDKIYEFDTRGTYVNRFGSTGKDPGSFHGPAGLYFTKEGFLYVSDMGNNRIQKLSRTGEPLQEIGVGILKQPAGIKVNNRGEIFVADRGNKRLVVFDHEGNFLKEINNPSFKRPRNLSIKDNKVVVADETAGLFIYDSVSKTWSGFDNFKDSKNTVRNFDQAFSVTFDYTGSMFVADFNRHRIESFSPKGQLSSNLDLIVERTISSDYPDVSLVLHAKDRHGVPVKAIPRDSFRIYEMDNLSPLIGLTDMKKYNNRVSVSIVAENSQIVSDSYATIEKAIRPFLSEIRVDDKIQLLRSGRDTQTAYPFGKSMYDILKALRSFVPEEESQIGKSLQRGITDLLDSLGPRAIVAIVSGKDSKAAFTQFSPTKIIRFAVAHDIPIYFLCLGENGESVSVYKEIAEKTGGKFLTIPSGGTEKNLRSWIDSKKDRRYLLSFKSRINPEGMDVYVPVVVEAIFRNSNGKAETGFFTP, from the coding sequence ATGGGGAGACATACGCAAACAAAACTTCTAGTTTTCATTCTACTCTTAGGAATTCTCACCCAATCCGGATGGTCCGAACCTCTACCCAATTTCGGACTAAAAGAAAAAGAAGCCAGAACATTCTTCAAGCGAGGTCTCGCTTATTATAATAAGGGAGAATTCGCGGCTGCCAGAGAGAATTTTGTCCGTTCCCTTTCCATCAAACCGGATTTCGTTCATCCAAAGTTCTTTCTCTCGGAAGCATATTATCTTAGCGGAGATTGGCAGGAAAGTCTTTCCGAATTGGAACAATTAGAATCTTCTAATAAACTAGATTTGATCAGCAAAAATCGTTTAGATGCGCTTAGATACAGACTAGGCGGCGGAAATAGAAAAGATAATTTAGAATATTATAAATCAATTTTCGGAGATGATCTAAGAAGATTTCGCTTCAGGAATCCTTCTGACTTAGCGGTAGATGAAGAAGGATATCTTTACGTAGTAAGTTTCGACACAGCTAATATTGTAAAATTCGATGCAAACGGTTTTCCGGTCGAAAATTTCAAAGGTTCATTCGGTAGAAATTTAGAAGGGCCGGTCGGGATCAGCATCCGAGGTAAATCTATCTTCGTAGCGGATTATGCTGGAGATAAAATTTATGAATTTGATACCAGAGGCACTTATGTAAATCGTTTTGGGTCTACTGGAAAAGACCCCGGAAGTTTTCACGGACCGGCAGGACTTTATTTTACCAAGGAAGGATTTTTATATGTTTCCGATATGGGGAATAATCGGATCCAAAAACTTTCCAGAACAGGGGAACCTCTCCAAGAGATAGGTGTTGGGATCTTAAAACAACCTGCGGGTATCAAAGTTAATAATCGTGGAGAAATTTTCGTAGCAGATCGAGGAAACAAAAGACTCGTCGTGTTCGATCACGAAGGAAACTTTTTAAAAGAGATCAACAATCCTTCTTTCAAAAGACCCAGAAACCTTTCTATTAAAGACAATAAGGTAGTAGTCGCGGATGAAACCGCAGGACTTTTTATATACGATTCCGTTTCTAAAACTTGGTCGGGTTTTGATAATTTTAAGGATTCCAAAAATACGGTCCGAAATTTCGACCAAGCATTTTCCGTTACTTTTGATTATACCGGCTCCATGTTTGTTGCAGATTTTAACAGACATAGGATTGAGTCCTTTTCTCCCAAAGGACAACTTTCTTCCAACTTGGATCTGATTGTGGAAAGAACTATTAGTTCCGATTATCCTGATGTCTCTTTAGTTCTTCATGCGAAAGATAGACATGGGGTTCCAGTAAAAGCAATTCCTAGGGATTCTTTCCGCATCTATGAGATGGACAATCTTTCTCCTTTAATCGGTTTAACCGATATGAAAAAATATAATAACAGAGTTAGTGTTTCTATCGTTGCGGAAAATTCTCAAATCGTATCTGATTCTTATGCTACAATAGAGAAAGCGATCCGTCCTTTTTTATCAGAGATCAGAGTAGACGATAAAATCCAACTTCTACGCTCCGGAAGAGACACTCAAACCGCCTACCCTTTCGGAAAAAGTATGTATGATATCCTGAAAGCGTTACGCTCCTTTGTCCCGGAAGAAGAATCTCAAATCGGGAAATCATTGCAAAGAGGGATCACGGATCTATTGGATAGTTTAGGTCCAAGAGCAATTGTAGCAATCGTTTCCGGAAAAGATTCTAAAGCGGCATTCACACAATTTTCACCTACAAAGATCATTCGTTTCGCGGTGGCTCATGATATCCCTATCTACTTTCTATGTTTAGGAGAAAATGGAGAATCAGTTTCCGTGTATAAAGAAATCGCGGAAAAAACGGGAGGAAAGTTCTTAACAATTCCTTCCGGCGGAACCGAGAAAAATCTAAGAAGCTGGATAGATTCCAAAAAAGACAGAAGGTATCTTCTTTCCTTCAAAAGTAGGATCAATCCAGAAGGAATGGATGTCTATGTCCCTGTGGTTGTAGAAGCTATTTTCAGGAATTCTAATGGAAAAGCGGAGACCGGATTTTTTACGCCATGA
- a CDS encoding histone deacetylase family protein, translated as MKLGYAYDDTFLLHDTGTFHPESPQRLESILNRLHKTSYFKDMHWIKPNKLPLELIESVHDHRHRERFSVIQGKRGSFDGDTPYSESSFDAALLAAGSGVDLVNKIRSNEIESGIALVRPPGHHAETGRSMGFCLLNNIAITAGYLLTQGVEKVYILDWDVHHGNGTQEIFYDSDKVFFTSLHQYPYYPGTGSIHERGEGRGENFTLNIPLPMGSGDKEYLHYFQETVVPSMLEFQPEYVLISAGFDGHRRDPLAGMNLSTNAFAEFTRLILSATNQIGAKTISFLEGGYDLDALAESVEAHVAVLAG; from the coding sequence ATGAAACTCGGCTACGCCTATGACGATACATTTTTGCTGCATGATACCGGGACATTCCACCCTGAATCCCCTCAAAGATTGGAATCCATACTCAATCGACTACATAAGACCTCCTATTTTAAGGACATGCATTGGATTAAACCGAATAAATTACCGTTAGAACTGATCGAGTCTGTACATGATCATCGACATAGAGAAAGGTTTTCAGTCATCCAAGGGAAAAGAGGAAGTTTCGACGGAGACACACCATATTCAGAATCCAGTTTCGATGCTGCACTCTTAGCGGCCGGGAGCGGAGTGGATCTCGTAAATAAGATCCGATCCAATGAAATAGAATCAGGGATCGCGCTCGTAAGACCGCCAGGACATCACGCAGAAACAGGAAGGTCCATGGGTTTTTGTTTGCTAAATAATATAGCCATCACCGCTGGTTATCTTCTTACACAAGGAGTGGAAAAAGTTTATATACTGGATTGGGATGTGCATCATGGGAACGGAACCCAGGAAATATTTTACGACTCAGACAAAGTATTCTTCACTTCACTACATCAATATCCATATTATCCCGGAACAGGTTCAATCCATGAAAGAGGAGAAGGAAGAGGAGAAAACTTTACATTAAACATCCCGTTGCCAATGGGCTCAGGAGATAAAGAATACCTGCATTATTTCCAAGAAACGGTGGTGCCTTCCATGTTGGAATTCCAACCAGAGTATGTATTAATCTCAGCAGGATTTGACGGACATAGAAGAGATCCATTAGCGGGTATGAACCTAAGCACAAATGCATTCGCAGAATTCACACGTTTAATATTATCCGCAACAAATCAGATCGGTGCCAAAACAATTTCCTTCTTAGAAGGAGGTTACGACCTGGATGCTTTGGCCGAAAGTGTAGAAGCCCATGTAGCTGTCCTCGCAGGCTAA
- a CDS encoding tetratricopeptide repeat protein: MIFGSKILNKHLGLKLLLRNFAVLLVLSFSFSLSSKQTIDWIKEGEAALASRNYPAAYDSFREAVNLNPLSVRSRLGLADSALKLHKEKEALQSLDKVLELEPKNKKAVREKAITLAKLGRYEEAFLILKPFLEEDRYDSDLFPIYIEVQLASGKTQKASFEFHSAYSRIPKNKEVKTLEAKVEAFDGNFTKASSLRNQLEAEASDDPGIFLESGKFLLIWAEKSQGSKRDSKIAEAAEKFERSVSLHPNEEEALKLLAKTRIYFGRYQESEEYLNRLLGLFPNSTEYLYLRSYARLKKDPASKEARTDLEKLISLDDLDPIARNRSELYALENLPEGNSLRRTLGEYRLQRYRANKNAFLYDLAWYHLIRAKELLPNRPEILVLTLEEYKRRGLFPSYFNLLLLLRDKFPDNKKYGYSVENNLEGFKTSLSYREGLVKIGEFGIQEDYGRTPPEVLVFDPDGEDFLAKHTDLPALAGKVLRHFLNSDPRIRNIDLDNIRKSESLESEPYSGAIHKTERNYSSIKNSRGENIRFVVSGKISFQDGNLRIEWSLRDHKEEKILGKFRIYAKGRDALAEATLRARDKILALIPASGKVHRVKEDSLIVNAGIIDGLKKGTTVYFFNSATLLGEGTVTEADLYTAKVVPKNQDAVLRNIAVGNKAYWKKTENSATN, translated from the coding sequence ATGATATTCGGATCCAAAATCTTAAATAAACATCTAGGCTTAAAACTCCTTTTACGGAATTTTGCGGTTCTTCTCGTTTTATCTTTTTCCTTCTCCCTTTCTTCCAAACAAACCATAGATTGGATCAAAGAAGGAGAAGCAGCATTAGCTTCCAGAAATTATCCTGCAGCGTATGATTCGTTTAGAGAAGCGGTAAACTTAAATCCTCTTTCTGTTCGTTCCAGACTGGGGCTTGCAGACTCAGCATTAAAACTTCATAAAGAAAAAGAAGCATTACAGTCTTTAGATAAAGTCCTCGAATTAGAGCCCAAAAACAAAAAAGCAGTCCGCGAAAAAGCGATCACACTTGCAAAATTAGGACGTTATGAAGAAGCATTTTTGATCCTAAAGCCTTTCTTGGAAGAAGATAGATATGATTCCGATCTATTTCCTATCTATATAGAAGTACAACTTGCCTCCGGAAAGACCCAAAAAGCAAGTTTCGAATTTCATTCCGCTTATTCGAGGATCCCTAAAAATAAAGAAGTCAAAACCTTAGAGGCAAAAGTAGAAGCATTCGATGGTAACTTTACTAAAGCTTCATCTCTTAGAAATCAACTAGAAGCGGAAGCTTCCGATGATCCCGGGATCTTTTTAGAATCGGGGAAATTTTTATTGATCTGGGCGGAAAAATCCCAAGGTAGTAAACGAGATTCTAAAATTGCGGAAGCTGCCGAAAAATTCGAAAGATCCGTTTCTTTACATCCTAATGAAGAAGAAGCTCTTAAACTTTTAGCGAAAACTAGGATCTATTTTGGAAGATACCAAGAATCGGAAGAATATTTAAATCGTTTATTAGGCCTCTTTCCGAATTCCACGGAATATTTATACTTACGCTCGTACGCAAGATTGAAAAAGGATCCTGCCTCTAAAGAAGCCAGAACCGATTTAGAAAAATTAATCTCCTTAGATGACCTAGATCCGATCGCCAGAAATCGTTCGGAATTATATGCGTTGGAAAACCTACCAGAGGGAAATTCACTTAGAAGAACCTTAGGAGAGTACAGGCTCCAAAGATATAGGGCGAATAAAAATGCATTCTTATATGATTTAGCTTGGTATCATTTAATCAGAGCAAAAGAACTTCTTCCGAATCGCCCTGAAATCTTAGTTTTAACATTAGAAGAATATAAAAGAAGAGGACTTTTTCCGAGCTACTTTAACTTACTTCTGCTTTTAAGAGATAAATTTCCGGATAATAAAAAATACGGATATTCCGTAGAGAACAACTTGGAAGGTTTTAAAACTTCCTTAAGTTATAGAGAAGGTCTTGTTAAGATCGGGGAATTCGGCATCCAAGAAGATTATGGAAGAACTCCTCCTGAAGTCCTCGTATTCGATCCGGATGGAGAAGATTTTTTAGCAAAACATACGGACCTTCCCGCTTTAGCAGGAAAAGTTCTTCGCCATTTCCTAAACTCAGATCCAAGAATCCGTAATATCGATTTAGACAATATTAGAAAGTCTGAAAGTTTAGAATCGGAGCCTTATTCTGGGGCCATCCACAAGACGGAAAGAAACTATTCCTCTATTAAAAACTCCAGAGGCGAGAATATTCGTTTCGTCGTGAGTGGAAAAATTTCCTTCCAGGATGGTAACTTGCGTATAGAATGGAGCCTCAGAGATCATAAAGAAGAGAAAATTTTAGGCAAATTTAGGATCTATGCAAAAGGTAGAGATGCTTTAGCAGAAGCCACCTTAAGAGCTAGAGACAAAATTCTCGCCTTAATTCCTGCAAGTGGTAAAGTGCATAGAGTAAAAGAAGATTCACTGATCGTAAATGCAGGAATCATAGACGGGCTCAAAAAAGGAACAACTGTATACTTCTTCAATTCAGCTACTCTACTCGGAGAAGGGACCGTGACCGAAGCAGATCTTTATACTGCAAAAGTGGTTCCGAAAAACCAAGATGCTGTATTAAGAAACATCGCAGTAGGAAATAAGGCCTACTGGAAAAAGACAGAAAACTCTGCTACCAATTAG
- a CDS encoding tetratricopeptide repeat protein: protein MALTRPVIILLLCAFSSSIFSKEFVYAFRDVGMPKNTGKDGMPRKEKMVLVGETIMFDKVKPIEYEGKYKRFELGYDTRPDIVTVKVHHDPGIRPGQILYLIEKDFDHETFKDGSIVGQIEVKSIFQTAFTGKQLRGVGYLGMAKEKVLTVAYPVSSELSGPALVERKTGDYHFTRDEIPEAIQSFRKAIRLDPMSPVPHYRLGMLYLNEAGVDSKEPVCSGILPMSAGAEFSSAWKKRSRFDSDQDMIRFSREYVSFLNCKADQAPSFSKNSFVPEELERAQEVAREGFRLSKTDYELLIRSAETYYKLYVSYSSSKRPKGSVSPEEEPKLRNRQEKSWEIAQKLLKEAGLDNITDYRLHRLTSLLFGKRYMELSGGAKSSTISEEANFLRTKTIESIQAYKLHRPKNVPGDKDLLILEKDLGL, encoded by the coding sequence ATGGCCCTAACCCGACCTGTAATCATACTATTACTCTGCGCCTTTTCCTCTTCCATCTTCTCCAAAGAATTCGTATATGCGTTCCGAGATGTGGGAATGCCTAAAAATACAGGAAAAGATGGAATGCCCAGAAAAGAAAAAATGGTCTTAGTCGGGGAGACCATTATGTTCGATAAGGTCAAACCGATCGAATATGAGGGAAAATACAAACGTTTCGAATTAGGATACGATACGAGACCGGATATAGTTACGGTCAAAGTACATCATGATCCAGGTATTCGTCCGGGACAGATACTCTACCTGATCGAAAAAGACTTCGATCATGAAACATTCAAAGACGGAAGTATCGTAGGGCAAATAGAAGTTAAATCCATCTTCCAAACTGCTTTCACGGGAAAACAATTAAGGGGTGTCGGATATTTAGGAATGGCAAAGGAGAAGGTACTGACTGTTGCCTATCCGGTATCTTCCGAATTAAGCGGACCTGCATTAGTAGAACGTAAAACCGGTGATTATCATTTTACAAGAGATGAGATCCCGGAAGCGATCCAATCTTTTCGAAAGGCAATTCGTTTAGATCCGATGTCTCCAGTGCCACATTACAGATTAGGAATGTTGTATTTGAACGAAGCTGGAGTGGATTCAAAAGAACCCGTGTGTTCAGGCATCCTGCCAATGAGTGCCGGAGCTGAGTTCTCATCCGCTTGGAAAAAAAGATCCAGATTCGATTCAGACCAGGACATGATCCGATTTTCCAGGGAATATGTTTCCTTCTTAAATTGTAAAGCGGACCAGGCTCCTAGTTTTTCCAAGAACAGTTTTGTTCCGGAAGAATTAGAAAGAGCACAAGAAGTTGCCAGAGAAGGATTCAGACTTTCTAAAACGGATTACGAACTTTTGATCAGAAGTGCAGAGACTTATTATAAATTATATGTTTCTTATTCATCGAGCAAAAGACCAAAAGGAAGTGTCTCTCCTGAAGAAGAACCCAAACTCAGAAATCGTCAGGAAAAGTCTTGGGAAATCGCCCAAAAACTTTTAAAAGAAGCGGGCCTGGATAATATCACGGATTATAGACTTCATAGACTCACTTCACTTCTATTCGGTAAGAGATATATGGAACTTTCAGGTGGAGCAAAGTCCAGCACGATCAGTGAAGAAGCAAACTTCTTGAGAACGAAAACGATCGAATCTATTCAGGCATATAAATTACATAGACCCAAGAATGTTCCGGGAGATAAGGATCTTCTAATATTAGAGAAAGATCTAGGGCTTTAG
- a CDS encoding MFS transporter has protein sequence MSQPTSEKSLLRYFGLGELAAHGGNAILAFWMIMGMAFFLFADQNLIAPNLRNIAGSFGITDQKEIDWKLGGLIPICFFVLGGLVSVYMGYLTQRFPRKPLVIGTVLLGEIPCLLSGFARNYEEFLILRTLTGFGLGGSFPLLFSLVGDYFSDKSRSTAAGYLSLSMGLGVGLGQLVGGTLGTEDPINGWRLSFIYMAAPSFLFMLIYGLFCKEPVRGGKEKELANVSTDINSESVRLTWKDIRTIFATKSNIGIFLQGIPGCVPWGVFFVFLNDYYEFQYGMPKDSASAMVIFAAVGIFIGTFFGGIVGQKIYDTNKTLLPIFCGSMILIGILPTVYLLHAGSVAGSPAFIFINILTGIIISVTGPNVRALIMNVNPPKSRSSMFALYNLTDNLGNGLGPAMAALILTVLPDRTQAFTIAILFWIPCGLAWLYILKNFKHDEQKMHEELAAEANRIKRTA, from the coding sequence ATGTCTCAACCGACCTCGGAAAAAAGCCTGCTTCGATATTTCGGATTAGGCGAACTTGCCGCCCATGGAGGAAACGCGATCCTCGCCTTTTGGATGATCATGGGAATGGCCTTCTTTCTATTCGCGGACCAAAACCTGATCGCACCGAACCTCAGAAATATAGCAGGCTCTTTCGGGATCACTGACCAAAAAGAGATCGATTGGAAATTGGGAGGACTGATCCCGATTTGTTTCTTCGTATTAGGAGGATTGGTTTCGGTTTATATGGGTTATCTTACCCAAAGATTTCCAAGAAAACCTTTAGTCATCGGAACGGTATTATTGGGAGAGATCCCTTGTCTTCTTTCCGGATTCGCAAGAAATTACGAAGAATTTTTAATCCTCAGAACTCTTACAGGTTTCGGTTTAGGAGGAAGTTTCCCTCTTCTATTCTCTCTAGTAGGAGATTATTTTTCTGACAAGTCCCGTTCTACCGCTGCCGGTTATCTTTCTCTTTCTATGGGACTCGGAGTTGGACTCGGACAATTGGTAGGAGGAACCTTAGGAACTGAAGATCCAATCAATGGATGGAGACTAAGTTTTATTTATATGGCTGCCCCTTCTTTCCTATTTATGCTGATTTATGGATTATTCTGTAAAGAACCGGTTAGAGGCGGAAAGGAAAAGGAGCTGGCAAATGTTTCCACAGACATTAATTCAGAATCCGTTCGTTTAACATGGAAAGATATTCGTACGATTTTTGCCACCAAGAGTAATATCGGTATTTTCCTTCAAGGGATCCCAGGTTGCGTGCCTTGGGGAGTATTCTTCGTATTCTTGAACGATTATTACGAATTCCAATACGGAATGCCGAAAGATTCAGCCTCAGCCATGGTAATCTTTGCCGCGGTTGGGATCTTTATCGGAACCTTTTTCGGTGGGATTGTAGGCCAAAAAATATACGATACGAACAAGACATTATTACCAATCTTTTGTGGGAGCATGATCTTGATCGGAATTCTTCCTACCGTTTACTTATTACATGCAGGTAGCGTAGCAGGAAGTCCTGCATTCATTTTTATTAATATACTTACGGGTATTATTATTTCAGTAACAGGACCAAACGTAAGAGCATTGATCATGAATGTCAATCCTCCAAAAAGTAGATCTTCCATGTTTGCACTCTATAATCTGACTGACAATCTCGGAAACGGGCTTGGACCTGCAATGGCGGCATTGATCCTTACAGTTTTGCCGGATAGAACACAAGCATTTACGATCGCCATCCTATTCTGGATACCGTGTGGACTTGCATGGCTTTATATCCTGAAAAATTTCAAACATGACGAACAAAAGATGCACGAAGAACTGGCAGCAGAAGCTAACAGGATCAAAAGGACAGCATAA